TTCGGGAGGGATTCGCCAAAAATGACGTGGTGATTGCGGAAGTTGGTGTGTGGTGCAATCTCCTGGACGCCCGGCCGGACGTTCGCGCCCAGAACCTGCAGCGCGTCATTGACGGCCTGGCTATTGCCGAAGAAGTGAACGCCCGGTGCTGCGTCAACATCGCGGGTTCGTTCAACCCGGACGTTTGGTTCGGTCCCCATCCCAAGAATCTTTCCGAGGAATTTTTCGACGCTGTCGTGGAGAACGCCCGGAAGATTATCGATGCGGTCAAGCCAAAACGGGCGAAGCTTTGCTACGAGATGATGGGGTGGGCCCTGCCTGATAGCGCGGATTCCTATCTTCGCATGATCAAGGCCGTGGATCGGGACGCGTTTGGTGTGCACCTCGACCCCTGCAATCTGATCAACTGTCCGGAGCGCTTTTACAACAACACCGCCCTGCTCAACGAGTGCTTCGACAAACTCGGTCCTTGGATCGTCAGTTGTCACGCCAAGGACCTCAAATGGGAAGTGGAAATGAACATCCACTTTGTGGAAGTGCCCCTGGGCCAGGGAGCACTGGACTATCGGACCTACCTCACCCGACTGGCGACGCTGCCGGGTGACGTACCCCTGATGATGGAACACATGCGGAGCGCCGAGGAGTACCGCAACTCGCAAAAATACCTTCGTCAGGTCGCTCAGGAAGTGGGTGTTTCGTTTGATTGACAGGGGTTCTGAAGGCACGCTTCGGCAGAGATTCCATCAATTTGCCAGACGGATGGATCCGGGCCAACGGCACGGTTGTGAAGGCTAAAGCCTTCACCGAAAAGCGGCGATAAATCGCCGCACTCCATGGCTTTAGCCCCGCTTTTGGCGCGGGACTTCAGTCCCCGGTAAAACGGAATGGATGATCCAGCGTTGAACGGCGGACCCGACAAGCGGGTCCCTCCGAAGAAACGGACCTGACAAGCAGGTCCCTCCGAAAAAGGATTCGGAGGGGCACGCTTGTCGTGCCCGGGAAAAGGGAATTGATCATCGAACGTGGAACGGCGGACGTGACAAGCACGTCCCTCCGAAAAGGTCCCTCTAGAAAGCGGACGTGATGAGAACGTTCCTCCGGGTTGAATCCCATCCCTTTTAAGGCGTTCCGAAGGTCACAAGCCTTTTCCCGGGGCGGGGACAATTTGAGCATGGCTGAGGGGCTGTCGTCCTTGACGGCCTTTCCGTGAGCTGATTTACTAAGGTTTTACCGTCTGAACGTGGGTCCACGCGTGAGCGCGGCTGGCATCGGCCCAGGATGCCACGACCGAGGAATCGCGCCTGCAACTGTGGTGCTCTGGCCGACATGCCGCGAGCGGACACACTTGATTCAATTAACCGATTACCCCAATCTCCCGCACCCGTTTGCCGCGATCGGAGGAGCGAATTTTCGCCATGAACGCCGTGGGAACTCCCCCAAATATCAAGCAGCGTCAGCTTTTGCGAATCGCCCAGGTTAAGGAGAAGCTGGCGGAAAAGTACGCGCGACTGGCCAAGACCGTCAGCAGCAAGGTAAGACGGCGAATTTACCTCAATCGGGTGAAGAAGTACACGCTTCAGGCCAAGAATGCACGGATTCTGGCCGGGCAGTGAGGGTAAGTATGTCACAATAGCCCGATTCGCCCTTGTTGCTTTGCATTCCTCCCCCTCGCGGGGTCCCCTCAGGACCACTACAATAGAAAGTGTCATCAGGGTAACAAATTTGGCGTTGGTGTGGTCCACATGATTGTCTTTTGGAGGGCCCCGCGGTTGTGCCTTCGCTGGATTTGCAGTTTTCTCTGCCCGGCGTGACTTACCTGGACGGTGAGGGTGGGAC
This is a stretch of genomic DNA from Thermogutta terrifontis. It encodes these proteins:
- a CDS encoding sugar phosphate isomerase/epimerase family protein — translated: MASSGFSRRTFLRSTGVALTAGTFCRAMAVPSVIVAESSAPQASAPRHPIRLGGPIFGGSSDPEELARQHRAEGYRAAYCPGVKLDDRERLRAIREGFAKNDVVIAEVGVWCNLLDARPDVRAQNLQRVIDGLAIAEEVNARCCVNIAGSFNPDVWFGPHPKNLSEEFFDAVVENARKIIDAVKPKRAKLCYEMMGWALPDSADSYLRMIKAVDRDAFGVHLDPCNLINCPERFYNNTALLNECFDKLGPWIVSCHAKDLKWEVEMNIHFVEVPLGQGALDYRTYLTRLATLPGDVPLMMEHMRSAEEYRNSQKYLRQVAQEVGVSFD